CAATCTATTTCTCAGCATACACATTCCGAATTAGAAGATGCTATTGACTCATTAGGTTCTTTTGCTTCTGTCAAGTATTCtggttttttctttgccTACCAGTATGCGATATCCGTAAGAGACGCCATGCAACAAtatttagaagaaaaattgttgGAGTCAGAAGATTATGCTCGAAAGAGGACCGAAGAAGCTGTCTTATGTATTCAAAAAGATGTaaaagataattttgaCTCCGCCGTCCTTCCAGTCTTTCATGCCAACCAAATGTTTATTAAGAAACATAGATTGCAACTGCAGAAGCATTTTCGATTTGAACTTGGCTTGCTTGATTTTATAGATCTAGACCTTACTGAGAGATTAGGAACCTGGAGCGCTTCATTGAGTACTATTCTCTTGGTCCTTGGAAAAACAACCCCTTCATTTACAACGCTTGGTGCATTTACTGGAAATCTTGGTTATccaatatttaaatattttcaaaataactCGCTTCAACACTTATTGGTCCCGGTACTTGGTTTAGCAAGTATTTGCGTTTTTGGGTATGTTATTTACGATATACCTAGAGCACTTCCTCTTAAAGTTGCggaaaagataaaaaaatctttaagGGAGACAGATTTTTGTCACAATGCTAGTATTTGGATAGGTACAGAGAGTCGTAAAGTTCTCAATATTCCGTTGAATGATTTACGAAGAATGTTTCACCAACAATGGGATAAGCAGCGCGAGACTATATCTGTCGCTGAGAATGACTTACGAATTTGtcaaaaagcaagaaaGTTTTTTGGTGAAATAGAAAGCCGAACTCGTGAAGCTAAGAAGAAGATAATGATGGTTCAATTGGAGGGATGTgatataaattattagcAGTACGGGCTGAGGctaagttttaaaaaaaaagaaaagaaaattggaAGTGGCCTTCCTTACTGAAAACGATATACTCTTCGAGTTTATGTTTGATGATTTCATCTTATATTTTACATTCCAAGATTAATGAATTCAAGATACATCAAATTTCCATTTCCGAGTAATCATCCATATTCAATTTCGTAGCACGAATGCAATATTGGGAAGCATGgcatttaatattttaattctgCTGAGGTCAATATACTTCAACTACTAAAGCCATgagttttttatttaggTTTCTGATGTCTTTCAAAGTCGATAAGAACATTTTATAAACTGGAATTTTCCTCAAGTTATATTGCATCCACTCAATTCTTTCATACATAAAATGTTTATGTCAAAATGTAATGAtctaaattataaaatctATTTAATAACACATCTCCAAAGTAGAACAGAACTTGATATAAGACGATataatgatttttgataaatatcATCATTATATGGTTATAAAATGTATGCAGCACATCTACTAGCGTTACCGTGCTGGCAATTTCTGAAAAGCCCCTTATcacaatctttttttgaattgctatctgaaatttcattttacggtttttatacatattttggaaatataCCAATTTCTTTTGGTTACAGAGCCGCTTGTTCCATATTCTTACTTCTTTGAGCGACGATATTTCAATTAGTTAgtgtattttaaaaacaatacgCTGTCATTTAAGCTGtgcattttttatctttaattCATTTGTTCATCTCGATTTTTAGGCCTCTGAAGTACGCCTTGCAAGGTGCTTGTTCTGAGATACATAGTTGCGAAGTACTATCATAGTGTGTATCTCGTTTGATGTATATTCCCAATCTGAGAAATTATCACGACAAGGTGTTTCCTTACGGACCTTCTTCCAATGGCTACAACCCTGTAATTCGCTTGACTGATAGAACCACACAGCCTGATCCCTCGCAACATATATACCAGGAAGagaaaattagtaaatgtGAAGGTCTATCATATCGAGCTCGTGAATGGCTTCTGCTTTCTTCTAACTCTAATGCCAGAGTAGCTATTGCGCTTGCTGAACCTGTGCTCTATTTACCTGGAGCGACTTCAAGTGAAATTCAAAGTGAACATTCAGCTGTTTTGCGTGGATCTTTGTGcattcaaatttataagcctgtgaaattgaaaaagatacAACTGAGCTTTAAAGGAAAATCGAGAACAGAATGGCCTGAAGGCATTCCTCCAAAACTCTTTGACACATATGAAGAGAACAGTATTATGAATCATTGCTGggtattttttcattctgAACAGAAAGTGGATGAGAATTCACATGGTGCAGTGTGGTACAAAGTTTTGCCTCATTACGCAGATACCGCACACTATCCCCGCAGTATGGAATGCTTTTACCCTGGAGAATACGTGTATAATTTTGAGCTTCCTATCTCTTGTACATATCCAGAATCTATACAGACCGATATGGGTCGTGTATATTATTTCTTAGAGACATTGGTGGACAGAAGCAGCACCTTCTCTGGTAAGTCCACCGGCAGGATTCCCATTGAATTAATTCGTAGCCCGTGTAGTACTAGTGTTGCGACTTCAGAACCTATACTTGTCTCAAAGAGTTGGGAAGATAGGCTTCACTACGAGGTTCAAGTCGGTGAGAAATGTGTTGTAATGGGTCAAGTAGTTCCTGTCAACTTTAAATTCACCCTCTTGGGTGAAGTCAAGTTTCATAAACTTcgcctttttttaatggaGCGAAGATATTATTATTGTCGCCAACGTTCAGTCCGTCGAAAAGAGAAAACCAGACAACTACTTCTGTATGAGCGTAGTGCTCCAAAGAACCAATGTTTGCTCTCCGATTGGAAGCAGGTTAGACCTGATGTTTACGAACTGTCTGATCAGGTACGTATTCCTGGATGTCATGACATGGCTGCCAATATTGTGCATTTCGATACTACGTATCCAAACATTAAAATAACACATACTGTGCGTACAGTACTTCGCTTTTCTTGCGAAAATTCTCCTGAATTAATGGGCTCTgcaaaatatttggaaatCTATATTGATTCTCCTGTCCGACTCTTATCTTGCAGATGTTCTGATGGTTCAACTATGCTACCTGCGTATTGTCCTATTATCCCCTCTAGTGAGGTAAATTTTTGCTCAATCGACAACAGAATCATTGCTGGTATGAACAGGGATCTCGCACTTGATTCTGACATTATCGGAAATTCTCCACCATCCTTTGATTCCTGGACCGCTGTCCCGTATCAAGCACCACCTCCAAAGTACgatgatatttttcaaagtgGCAGCAGTCATGATGAAAATCATGATGACAACTAGTATCTATTATTTATCTGTGATTTATTATctatttgcatttttgtCTTGCCTTGTATATAAACGTTTTtgttattatattttttttcgcaCTTGCTATTTCCATTGACTGTTGTACATGTTCTTTTTATAGTTTCATTAAtatattcattatttttcttattattaAACATATGTGTCTCATTActaaaatgtttttagGGTTAAACTAGCAGCAGTTTGCTGTAGAGAATTATTGGGGTGTAAgagtttattattttttcattgatgTCATTGAAATCAACTTACAGAAAAGCAGTTATTTGTTAGGAGCTGCTGTTTTTATAACCGTGTTCTCTATAGTAAGACACGAACTCGTCTATGAGGGTTGGCCACGCACCTTCAAAATCATAATTAGAGCAATTGGGATCTGATTTAACAAATACACTAAAATCCCATAATTCATTCCACGTATCCTTTGGCAGAGATTTTTCGATAATAGgggaaacttttaaaaaagcaatccAATCATCCAGAAGAGGAAAAGTATCTTTAAGAAGAATCTGGAAAAATTCAATGGCAATGGAAGTGCTTAAAGTCTTCTTTCCTTTATCACATGCAAGCGGGTATGTGTAAATATAAATGGCTTTTTGAAGGGATGCATCTGACCTCCAAACTTgcactttttcttttatggCAAGTTTTAATTGATCAAGGCTAGTTGTTGAGAGATTGAGAGCACCTTCAACAAAACTTTCTCGATGGAATTCTCCCATTCGCGGGGACTTTAGGAAATAAGAAACAAGTAGAGTTTCAGGATCCTCGAGTGAAATGTCTAGCGCCGTAAATAATTGCACCGAGCCATCAAGTTCTATCAAATCTTTATCCTCTTTAGAGGAAAATTGACTGAaaacattgtttaattGCTTTTCCGCCTCTTCTCTAGATTTTTGCTGTATCCATTTCGTGTAGGCCACATCataatcaaaattataCTTTTTAAGCCAGCTGAGAGCTGCCTTAGAAGAAGTTGATGTGGCTTTAGAAAATGCTCTAGTCAAAGATACGGTATCCGGTTTCATAGGTTTTTGATTGCTATTGTATATACACTTAACTGGTAAAAGTAGCTGTATAAGtttttgagaaataaaCAGACTGAATTTagcaaaaatgtaaaatttgAGCACAACCGGTTGACCAGATTTTCGAAAAAGGGAGACaataatcaattttaaCACCGTCAAACAGATTTGTATCTTGAGAGAAAACACAATCCACGGCTAACACAGAAAATGAGTATTATACGGAACAAAAGAGTTGAGTTAGTAATTTGGTTTTATATGCTTAAGCTGAGAGTTAGCGAATGGAAGTACAAGCAGCAATTAAGTGATTGTCTGTAGATAACTATTGGTGTATGTACAAAAACATCTGAAAACGGAAATAGTTAGTTTAAAATCTATAGTTTCACAAGTCTACTTTAAATGTTATTTTTCGAAATTCTTACCTTTTAAATGTACTTATTTACTATTACGTTGCATTTTCATATCAGTACAAAATTGTCCaactcaattttttttttaagatttaTGGGTCAAACATAAACGATGCGAAaatttgtgtttttttattgaaagaaaaaaagaaaatttcgGTGTACTCACTCTCTTTCCAAAGTTAGTTTACCAAGAAAACTTCTCAACTTCAACAGAATGGTACATGCTCATATCggctgaaaaaaaaatatattttcttaacTAATTCATATTCATAAGATTCAAATGTTTTCGTAACTACAATATCGTTCTGTATACTCTGTTATTGTTGCAATTTCTCaagtttgtaaaatttgtttagaAACGTAAATTCGTTCCTCAGTCTGATTTTCCTCGTAATAATTAAGTTCTTAACCTTCTATTACTATAGTTTAGTATAGATAGCATAAAATTGCATTTAAACGAATAAACTCAACAATATATCAAAATATTgcaattattttcaattgctCTGTCACCTCTTTATTCCGATATATTTGGAGTTTGCAATAAATCAACAGGGATATTGTTTTCGAATGTTTCAGTAACCCTACCCTGGTCGTTAAAGCAGTCACATGTACACTGTTTATCATCCAAACATACTGTTGAAGGTCCGTTAGGAAGTTTTCTATCGCCATCTAACAACCATGGGACGTGTTATTAGAGCTCAAAGAAAGAGTGGTGGAATTTTCCAAGCTCATACCCGTCTTCGTAAGGGTGCTGCTCAGCTCCGTACTTTGGACTTTGCTGAACGCCATGGTTATATTCGTGGTGTCGTCCAAAAGATCATTCATGATCCTGGTCGTGGCGCTCCTTTGGCTAAGGTTGCCTTTCGTAACCCTTATCATTACAGAACCGATGTTGAGACCTTTGTTGCAACTGAGGGTATGTACACGGGCCAATTTGTCTACTGCGGTAAGAACGCTGCTTTGACTGTTGGTAATGTGCTGCCTGTTGGTGAAATGCCTGAGGGTACCATCATTTCAAACGTTGAGGAAAAGGCTGGTGACCGTGGTGCATTGGGTCGTTCTTCGGGTAACTATGTTATCATTGTCGGTCATGATGTTGACACTGGCAAGACCCGTGTCAAGTTGCCCTCTGGTGCTAAGAAGGTTGTCCCTTCTTCTGCCCGTGGTGTTGTCGGTATTGTTGCTGGTGGTGGACGTATTGATAAGCCTTTACTCAAGGCTGGACGTGCATTCCACAAGTACCGTGTCAAACGCAACTGCTGGCCTCGTACTCGTGGTGTCGCTATGAATCCTGTTGATCACCCTCATGGTGGTGGTAACCATCAACACGTTGGTCATTCTACCACTGTTCCTCGTCAATCTGCTCCTGGTCAAAAGGTCGGTCTTATTGCCGCCCGCAGAACAGGTCTTTTGCGTGGTGCTGCTGCTGTCGAAAACTAAGCCATATATTATTCTAGGGCCTTTTAATCTTTCTATAAGGTTTTACACTTTTTCCTTCCTTCCAGTTCTTATTATCTAATTCATCTGGTATCTCATTTTCATACTTCTTTCGCCTCTTAGAATATAGTTGAATTTGTAGAAATCGTAAGCTTTGTGTTTACATTTGCTGTAGTGCCTTGTAACCCTTCAAAGTCCGCTTGAAGTTGAAATAGACGGTTGGATGGTAATAGTCGTATTCAAAGAGAATTGTGATAGTGGttctaatttattttatgaatTGTGACTTACATTTACTGAGCATTAAGTGTAAAGATCCATTACTTTACCAAATGagtttatttctatttcttATATAACTCCAATGCGCCTCAAATACTAGTTTGTTCCTAATGGCGATAAGAGTACATGAATGACATCCTAAcagaaatataaaattaaatacaCTGAACAAGGATACAAATTAATGTTTAAATCAttaagtataaaaaaaaaaaaagtatagTAAATATTCTAATTGTTTTGCTAGTTAACTTTTGTGCGCTTGGTGTGTGTATTTacgaaatataaaaattaaaaaatgaactCCCACTGCGAGATTCGAACTCGCAACCTTCCGGTTAAAAGCCGGACGCTCTAAGCCGATTGAGCTAAACGGGACTTGTTGGTATGtacaaataataattctatttatcccattttctttcataaaataagtttatttctaataaattttttttatacatttaagtattgtttttgtatgtgcattttttattcatttgcctgaagtaaaaattttaaaaccaTGTTTATAGTATATGGATTGATgttcatcaaaaattaaattccgtttaaaaattgtttcgGAAAAATAAAGGGATTGTGTACGATTGCTGTAAATGTTAAAAAGGAATagcttatttattttaataaaacatgcaaaaaataaaaataaataaaagggATAGTTGGCtctgttttatttatgcTCGTAtatctcttttattttttaaaaacagaaTATAATAGGTACAAGAGGTTGAGCATGTAAACGATGTCGTAAAGATGTTTTTGGGTAAAAAAAGGGtcattaataataattttaatcaTGATGAATTTCCTTGGAAATTAGACATTCATCTGCCACTGTTTGACATGTTGCTGtgttgataaaaattcatttaagGACAATTGATACGTtttagaaatgaaaatgtttattgcacaaacaaaaatataatgaaaatgtttattGCACAAACACAAaataaatgcaaaaaaaagaaaaaatcattgaaaACTTAGAGAAAGCAGGTAACacatttcatttaattattaaatgtaATACTATTGCACGGatactaaaaaatttatcaacaTATGCTATATTACTCAATTCCAACATATTAGAAGAACATGTTGATCTGCTTCTTATATATCTCTCTACTCAAAGAATGTGGAAGCTAAataacttaaaaaaa
This region of Schizosaccharomyces pombe strain 972h- genome assembly, chromosome: II genomic DNA includes:
- the dcn1 gene encoding neddylation protein Dcn1; the protein is MKPDTVSLTRAFSKATSTSSKAALSWLKKYNFDYDVAYTKWIQQKSREEAEKQLNNVFSQFSSKEDKDLIELDGSVQLFTALDISLEDPETLLVSYFLKSPRMGEFHRESFVEGALNLSTTSLDQLKLAIKEKVQVWRSDASLQKAIYIYTYPLACDKGKKTLSTSIAIEFFQILLKDTFPLLDDWIAFLKVSPIIEKSLPKDTWNELWDFSVFVKSDPNCSNYDFEGAWPTLIDEFVSYYREHGYKNSSS
- the new14 gene encoding protein new14; amino-acid sequence: MQKKEKIIENLEKAGNTFHLIIKCNTIARILKNLSTYAILLNSNILEEHVDLLLIYLSTQRMWKLNNLKKTLQYKGSKKK
- the aly1 gene encoding arrestin-related trafficking adapter is translated as MYIPNLRNYHDKVFPYGPSSNGYNPVIRLTDRTTQPDPSQHIYQEEKISKCEGLSYRAREWLLLSSNSNARVAIALAEPVLYLPGATSSEIQSEHSAVLRGSLCIQIYKPVKLKKIQLSFKGKSRTEWPEGIPPKLFDTYEENSIMNHCWVFFHSEQKVDENSHGAVWYKVLPHYADTAHYPRSMECFYPGEYVYNFELPISCTYPESIQTDMGRVYYFLETLVDRSSTFSGKSTGRIPIELIRSPCSTSVATSEPILVSKSWEDRLHYEVQVGEKCVVMGQVVPVNFKFTLLGEVKFHKLRLFLMERRYYYCRQRSVRRKEKTRQLLLYERSAPKNQCLLSDWKQVRPDVYELSDQVRIPGCHDMAANIVHFDTTYPNIKITHTVRTVLRFSCENSPELMGSAKYLEIYIDSPVRLLSCRCSDGSTMLPAYCPIIPSSEVNFCSIDNRIIAGMNRDLALDSDIIGNSPPSFDSWTAVPYQAPPPKYDDIFQSGSSHDENHDDN
- the rpl803 gene encoding 60S ribosomal protein uL2 codes for the protein MGRVIRAQRKSGGIFQAHTRLRKGAAQLRTLDFAERHGYIRGVVQKIIHDPGRGAPLAKVAFRNPYHYRTDVETFVATEGMYTGQFVYCGKNAALTVGNVLPVGEMPEGTIISNVEEKAGDRGALGRSSGNYVIIVGHDVDTGKTRVKLPSGAKKVVPSSARGVVGIVAGGGRIDKPLLKAGRAFHKYRVKRNCWPRTRGVAMNPVDHPHGGGNHQHVGHSTTVPRQSAPGQKVGLIAARRTGLLRGAAAVEN